From one Salmo salar chromosome ssa09, Ssal_v3.1, whole genome shotgun sequence genomic stretch:
- the LOC106612074 gene encoding leucine-rich repeat transmembrane protein FLRT1, translating to MAAESLAELRDWLFLLLLCLTLLAEMLELAAAAVAMEEGEEDFLCPSVCRCDEGFVYCNDRGLSMIPPLPLTATVLYLQSNQLANSGLPPSLERSSSIRVVYLYANQLDEFPIHLPPSLRELHLQDNNIRTLPRMTLARLPLLERLHLDDNSISTVSIQERAFSGTPRLRLLFLSRNHLSSIPAGLPASLEELRLDDNRINTIPTHAFRGLASLRRLVLDGNLLANTRIADDTFSRLANLTELSLVRNALQAPPINLPNTHLLRLHLQDNGLIHMPRGTLDGMRRLQRLDLSGNNLTTLPRGLLRDTDGLELLLLRGNPWYCGCNLLWLHAWLYGRGAAVTVRGLTCHGPEVVRGQALRDLSGLMDQCEGPPGGVNTVSSTTTTSHPSQGSMFTLRAMRPGLVMPLPPGGGEAGGHPSHDALELTVKPLSADSVQVTWLCPRPAPSFRLSWLRLGSSAALGSITETLVPGERQQYLLTQLTPRSHYLVCLLPLRTTSSHSGGSQRGQQQEKDTIHQTPVCAQIETGEALRPEGGDGGEDSDTEMAALPLAEIIGGATALVSLMLIFGIFCWYGQRAGYVSGETDSYGVRGQRGVGMGKPYDDYVESGTKKDTSILEIRSPGLAMTPMTTHQPLQPKGGEDVTYVHTIFPSSHGNGTYRSNQSHNSIITQLGHTAGYGTNRGYREQGMIPDIDYTYT from the exons ATGGCTGCCGAGAGTCTGGCAGAGCTCCGTGATTggctcttcctgctcctcctgtGCCTGACTCTACTGGCCGAGATGCTGGAGTTGGCGGCGGCAGCAGTTGCCATGGAGGAGGGCGAGGAAGACTTCCTGTGCCCGTCGGTGTGCCGGTGTGACGAAGGCTTTGTCTACTGTAACGACCGGGGCCTGAGCATGATCCCTCCTCTACCGTTAACGGCTACCGTTCTCTACCTACAGAGCAACCAGTTGGCCAACTCCGGCCTGCCACCGTCGTTAGAGCGCAGCAGTAGCATCCGTGTGGTCTACCTTTACGCCAACCAACTAGACGAGTTTCCTATACACCTGCCTCCGTCGCTTCGGGAACTACACCTACAGGACAACAACATTCGGACGTTGCCACGCATGACGTTGGCCAGGTTACCATTGCTAGAGAGGCTACACCTAGACGACAACTCCATCTCCACGGTGAGCATCCAGGAGCGGGCCTTCTCCGGTACGCCGCGGCTGAGGTTACTCTTCCTCTCCCGGAACCACCTGTCCAGCATCCCAGCCGGCCTCCCGGCTTCTTTAGAGGAGCTGAGGTTAGACGACAACCGCATTAACACCATCCCCACCCACGCCTTCCGGGGCCTGGCCTCACTGAGACGCCTGGTCCTGGACGGGAATCTCCTGGCCAACACGCGCATCGCCGACGACACCTTCTCCCGCCTGGCCAACCTCACGGAGCTGTCGCTGGTCCGCAACGCCCTGCAGGCCCCGCCCATCAACCTTCCCAACACACACTTGCTAAGGCTGCACCTGCAGGACAACGGGCTGATCCACATGCCCCGGGGGACCCTGGACGGGATGAGGAGGCTGCAGAGGCTGGACCTGTCAG GGAAcaacctgaccactctgcctcggGGGCTGCTGAGGGACACAGACGGCCTAGAGCTGTTGCTGCTCCGGGGGAACCCCTGGTACTGTGGCTGCAACCTGCTCTGGCTCCACGCCTGGCTGTATGGCCGCGGGGCAGCGGTGACGGTACGGGGCCTGACCTGCCACGGGCCGGAGGTGGTTCGAGGCCAGGCCCTCAGGGACCTCTCTGGGCTCATGGACCAGTGTGAAGGCCCACCAGGAGGGGTGAACACTGTCTCtagtactaccaccacctccCACCCCAGCCAGGGCTCCATGTTTACCCTCCGGGCCATGCGGCCAGGCCTGGTGATGCCGTTACCACCGGGAGGAGGAGAGGCGGGGGGGCACCCCTCACATGATGCTCTAGAACTCACGGTGAAGCCCCTGTCTGCGGACAGTGTGCAGGTGACGTGGCTGTGCCCACGACCAGCGCCCTCCTTCCGGCTATCGTGGCTGAGGCTGGGCAGCAGCGCCGCTCTGGGTTCCATCACAGAGACGCTGGTCCCCGGGGAGAGACAGCAGTACCTACTGACCCAGCTCACGCCACGATCACACTACCTCGTCTGCCTGCTCCCCCTGCGCACCACCTCCTCCCACTCTGGAGGGTCACagagaggacagcagcaggaaaAGGACACAATTCACCAGACCCCCGTCTGTGCTCAGATAGAGACGGGGGAGGCTCTGCGCCCCGAGGGGGGAGATGGGGGTGAAGACTCAGACACAGAGATGGCAGCCCTCCCCCTGGCCGAGATCATCGGCGGAGCCACGGCCCTGGTCTCCCTCATGCTCATCTTCGGCATCTTCTGCTGGTACGGTCAGCGCGCCGGGTATGTCTCTGGGGAAACAGACTCCTATGGGGTCCGAGGACAGCGCGGGGTTGGAATGGGGAAGCCGTACGATGACTACGTGGAGTCGGGCACTAAGAAGGACACCTCCATCCTGGAGATCAGGAGCCCTGGCTTGGCCATGACGCCCATGACGACCCATCAGCCACTGCAACCCAAAGGAGGGGAAGATGTGACCTACGTGCACACCATCTTCCCCTCATCGCACGGTAACGGCACCTACCGGAGCAACCAGAGTCACAACAGTATAATCACCCAACTGGGTCACACGGCGGGCTACGGGACCAACCGGGGTTACCGGGAGCAAGGGATGATCCCGGATATAGACTACACCTACacgtga